A genomic segment from Rhodospirillum centenum SW encodes:
- a CDS encoding TonB-dependent receptor domain-containing protein, with protein MAGVRSRTVGKAAAMALVLAAGTAGPAWAQGQAAATARIEIPGGPLGAAIARLGQQAGVIVTVDPGLVRDRRTDGLSGTYAPAAALERMLAGTGLQAEPDGSGGFRIRPVPAAAPPAPPPAPRPAAASTPVPPPPTPIEEIVVVGTLTDVAIGPAEIERRQATDLADLFRRVPSVSVGGSLGIAQKIYVRGLEDSLLNVTVDGAPQRGTLFHHIGRVSIEPELLESVEVRAGAGEATSGFGAVGGAIRFRTRDAEDLLAPGQRLGALAKASYFTNDGHKLSGTLYGRLIGDIGFVGSVVRVDRNDMKDGGGDRLRGTAAEQRLAFLKLGGDIADGHRLSISYEQRDEEASFGQRPNWPVLEGAPLFPAEAQRRTAVANYQADLGPLRIETTGYWTESEFTQNRYDRWGLYGATIRSQGFDLRGRATPGDHSLVAGMEYRDDRVAGGYRGDPAVWGQWSWNPSVGRFVETGDVFGLYAQDHWRIIDPLLLSFGLRYDAYDMAQVTYGDGTDSDGISVNAGFTYDLPAGFSINAGFAEAFRGKEIGDAFTLEKRPGRISLSPTLKPERVDNYEAGLSYARDGWRGSAVYYHMRIDNVILDQLGSGPRPQDAVYYENVGRFKSDGVEIRAGYSHGPFTLDAYFNHYVSKLNGDEVEGYEHIALGNSVGDNWNISAGYTPVPGLELEAALTRFESLDGIEVLQRSVAIGWIGETQRVDKPGYTVVDLFARWQPFGDDRLTLLGAVYNLFDKRYRAHSSVADYTAIPGWEGIAGIYEPGRDIRLTAAVRF; from the coding sequence ATGGCAGGAGTTCGGAGCAGGACGGTGGGCAAGGCGGCCGCCATGGCGCTGGTGCTGGCAGCGGGGACGGCCGGCCCGGCCTGGGCGCAGGGACAGGCGGCGGCAACGGCACGGATCGAGATACCCGGCGGCCCGCTGGGCGCCGCCATCGCCCGGCTGGGCCAGCAGGCCGGCGTGATCGTCACCGTCGATCCGGGCCTGGTCCGCGACCGGCGCACGGACGGCCTGTCCGGGACCTATGCGCCGGCCGCGGCGCTGGAACGGATGCTGGCCGGCACTGGCCTTCAGGCCGAACCGGACGGCAGCGGCGGCTTCCGCATCCGGCCGGTTCCCGCAGCCGCTCCCCCGGCCCCGCCGCCGGCCCCCCGCCCCGCCGCGGCATCAACGCCGGTCCCGCCGCCGCCGACCCCCATCGAGGAGATCGTCGTCGTCGGCACCCTGACGGACGTGGCGATCGGGCCGGCGGAGATCGAGCGGCGGCAGGCCACCGATCTGGCCGACCTGTTCCGCCGCGTGCCGTCCGTTTCGGTGGGCGGATCGCTGGGCATCGCGCAGAAGATCTATGTCCGCGGCCTGGAGGATTCCCTGCTGAACGTGACGGTGGACGGCGCGCCCCAGCGCGGCACCCTGTTCCACCACATCGGCCGGGTCTCCATCGAGCCGGAACTGCTGGAGAGCGTCGAGGTCCGGGCCGGCGCCGGCGAGGCGACCTCCGGTTTCGGCGCGGTCGGCGGCGCCATCCGCTTCAGGACGCGGGACGCCGAGGACCTGCTGGCCCCCGGCCAGCGTCTGGGCGCGCTGGCGAAGGCGAGCTACTTCACGAATGACGGGCACAAGCTGAGCGGCACCCTCTATGGCCGCCTGATCGGCGACATCGGGTTCGTCGGCTCGGTCGTGCGTGTGGACCGCAACGACATGAAGGACGGCGGCGGCGACCGGCTGCGTGGCACCGCGGCGGAGCAGCGGCTGGCATTCCTGAAGCTCGGCGGCGACATCGCCGACGGGCACCGGCTTTCGATCAGCTATGAGCAGCGCGACGAGGAGGCGTCGTTCGGGCAACGTCCGAACTGGCCGGTGCTGGAGGGCGCACCGCTGTTCCCGGCGGAGGCGCAGCGGCGGACGGCGGTGGCGAACTACCAGGCCGACCTCGGTCCGCTGCGGATCGAGACGACGGGTTACTGGACCGAATCCGAGTTCACCCAGAACCGTTACGACCGCTGGGGACTGTACGGCGCGACGATCCGCAGCCAGGGCTTCGATCTGCGCGGACGCGCGACACCGGGCGACCACTCCCTGGTCGCCGGGATGGAGTACCGGGACGACCGGGTGGCGGGCGGCTACCGGGGCGATCCGGCCGTCTGGGGACAGTGGTCCTGGAACCCGTCGGTCGGCCGCTTCGTCGAGACGGGGGACGTGTTCGGCCTCTACGCCCAGGATCACTGGCGGATCATCGACCCGTTGCTGCTGAGCTTCGGGCTGCGCTACGACGCCTACGACATGGCGCAGGTCACCTACGGCGACGGCACCGACAGCGACGGGATCAGCGTCAACGCCGGCTTCACCTACGACCTGCCGGCGGGCTTCAGCATCAATGCCGGGTTCGCGGAGGCCTTCCGGGGCAAGGAGATCGGGGACGCCTTCACGCTGGAGAAGCGGCCCGGTCGCATCAGCCTGTCGCCGACGCTGAAGCCGGAGCGGGTGGACAACTACGAGGCCGGCCTCAGCTACGCCCGGGACGGCTGGCGCGGATCGGCCGTCTACTACCACATGCGGATCGACAACGTGATCCTGGACCAGCTCGGCAGCGGGCCGCGGCCGCAGGACGCCGTCTATTACGAGAATGTCGGCCGGTTCAAGTCGGACGGCGTGGAGATCCGGGCCGGTTACAGCCACGGCCCCTTCACCCTGGACGCCTACTTCAACCACTATGTCTCCAAGCTGAACGGCGACGAGGTGGAGGGCTACGAGCACATCGCCCTGGGCAATTCCGTCGGGGACAACTGGAACATCAGCGCCGGTTACACCCCCGTCCCCGGCCTTGAGCTGGAAGCCGCGTTGACCCGGTTCGAGAGCCTGGACGGCATCGAGGTGCTGCAACGGTCGGTGGCGATCGGCTGGATCGGTGAGACCCAGCGCGTGGACAAGCCGGGCTACACGGTGGTCGATCTCTTCGCCCGCTGGCAGCCCTTCGGCGACGACCGGCTGACCCTGCTCGGCGCCGTCTACAACCTGTTCGACAAGCGCTACCGCGCCCACTCCAGCGTTGCCGACTACACGGCCATCCCGGGCTGGGAGGGGATCGCCGGAATCTACGAGCCGGGCCGCGACATCCGGCTGACCGCGGCGGTGCGGTTCTGA
- a CDS encoding FecR family protein — translation MSPTPAARPTPAMVAQAAQWAATLDDERATQEEHDACEAWCRQDPLHRLAFERMRRLDRRFEQLSELDRQVLRVAADRPGRSAVGRSAGAVRRGALLGICLLFGLGWLAAGLPQVRALFPDERTERGERRDMRLADGSGLTIDTDTALDIRLSAGMRRIELFGGRILAEVAHDPERPFTVATADGTVTALGTAFSVRRDGGRTLVTVVASRVRACPATTGAACLELGPGEQAQLAGGSATRLAPVDPAGATAWTRGWLVIDDQPLTAVLEELNRYRAVPVRFEARTLQGLRVTGSLPLDNSGRALDALAGMLGLRLLRPDAGGPVVLPPER, via the coding sequence ATGAGCCCGACCCCGGCAGCGCGGCCGACCCCGGCCATGGTGGCGCAGGCCGCGCAGTGGGCGGCCACGCTGGACGACGAGCGGGCGACCCAGGAGGAGCACGACGCCTGCGAGGCGTGGTGCCGGCAGGACCCGCTGCACCGTCTGGCGTTCGAGCGGATGCGCAGGCTGGACAGGCGCTTCGAGCAGTTGAGCGAGCTTGACCGTCAGGTCCTGCGCGTCGCGGCGGACCGGCCCGGACGGAGTGCTGTCGGACGGAGTGCCGGCGCGGTCCGCCGCGGGGCCCTGCTGGGGATCTGCCTGCTGTTCGGCCTCGGCTGGCTTGCGGCCGGGCTGCCGCAGGTGCGCGCCCTGTTCCCGGACGAACGGACGGAGCGGGGCGAGCGGCGGGACATGCGTCTGGCAGACGGCTCCGGCCTGACGATCGACACGGACACGGCGCTGGACATCCGCCTGTCGGCCGGGATGCGGCGGATCGAGCTGTTCGGCGGGCGCATCCTGGCCGAGGTGGCGCACGACCCGGAACGCCCCTTCACCGTCGCCACCGCCGACGGAACGGTGACCGCCCTGGGCACCGCGTTCAGCGTGAGGCGGGACGGCGGGCGGACGCTGGTGACCGTCGTCGCCTCCCGCGTGCGGGCCTGTCCGGCGACGACGGGAGCAGCGTGTCTGGAGCTGGGCCCCGGCGAACAGGCACAGCTCGCGGGCGGCAGCGCGACCCGGCTGGCCCCGGTGGACCCCGCCGGCGCCACCGCCTGGACCCGGGGCTGGCTCGTGATCGACGACCAGCCGCTGACGGCGGTGCTGGAGGAGCTGAACCGCTACCGGGCGGTGCCGGTCCGCTTCGAGGCCCGGACTCTGCAAGGGCTGCGGGTGACAGGCAGTCTTCCCCTGGACAACAGCGGCCGCGCCCTGGATGCCCTGGCCGGCATGCTCGGGCTGCGGCTGCTCCGGCCGGACGCCGGCGGGCCGGTCGTCCTGCCGCCGGAGCGCTGA
- a CDS encoding sigma-70 family RNA polymerase sigma factor has translation MRDAVVDIEIGELYAAHGGWLCDWLRRRTRCPERASDLAHDTFCRLLERGRSALPLEPRPFLATVARRLLVDDIRRREVERAYLDVCAAQAGDADLLTPERIAEATQLLAGILQLLWELPDLTRRAFLLRRLEGQGHAEIAAVLGVSERTVKRHIAAAYAHCYALAYPER, from the coding sequence TTGCGCGACGCGGTCGTGGACATCGAGATCGGGGAACTGTACGCGGCACACGGCGGCTGGCTGTGCGACTGGCTGCGTCGGCGCACCCGCTGTCCGGAGCGGGCATCCGATCTGGCCCACGACACCTTCTGCCGGCTGCTGGAACGCGGTCGGAGCGCTCTGCCGCTGGAGCCTCGCCCCTTCCTGGCCACCGTCGCCCGCCGCCTGCTGGTGGACGACATCCGCCGGCGCGAGGTCGAGCGCGCCTACCTGGACGTCTGTGCGGCGCAGGCCGGCGACGCGGACCTCCTGACGCCCGAGCGGATCGCAGAGGCGACCCAGCTCCTGGCCGGCATCCTCCAGCTCCTGTGGGAACTGCCGGACCTGACGCGCCGGGCCTTCCTGCTGCGCCGGCTGGAGGGGCAGGGCCATGCTGAGATCGCGGCGGTGCTGGGCGTATCCGAGCGCACGGTCAAGCGGCACATCGCTGCCGCCTACGCCCACTGCTACGCCCTGGCCTACCCGGAGCGATGA
- a CDS encoding MBL fold metallo-hydrolase: MSERAKKAGPASAPAPSAKPRRVPGEPSITFHGAAGGVTGSCFLVEHGGGSFLVDCGMFQGSKTVRELNWRPFPFDPSSIGTMLLTHAHIDHSGLIPKLVKAGFTGRVHCTRATADLLAYMLPDSGFIQEQDVRRLNFRNRLRGRGEVEPIYTREDAEASLDRLHGVDYGKWIEVQPGARARFWDAGHLLGSASIEVELTEAGRTTRILFSGDLGPEKKPFHDGPDGPEKMDWVVVESTYGGRQRPDVDDATRQAMLAEEVRKALALGGNLVIPAFAVERTQELLYDLDRLFDSGALPVTEVYLDSPLAVRITGVFEKYLPHVNQPGTPPPFRRGNLHLVESTEGSKRLNRLAGGAIIMAASGMCDAGRIRHHLKQNLWRRNATVLFVGYQAPGTLGRILQEGAKTVRIHGEEVQVHARIRTLDAYSGHADQTALLNWTRERMPVSRGIILTHGEESQRIALRDRLAEAGIDGTRILTPALDERIVLTGSGEPPVEMVAERLPGGHLPERDWHNSYAETVLALSQRLQTAPDDPTRADLLRRVRAALGLETA, translated from the coding sequence ATGAGCGAACGAGCGAAGAAGGCCGGGCCGGCTTCGGCCCCGGCACCCTCGGCGAAGCCCCGGCGCGTGCCGGGCGAGCCGAGCATCACCTTCCACGGGGCGGCCGGTGGCGTCACCGGCTCCTGCTTCCTGGTCGAGCACGGCGGCGGAAGCTTTCTCGTCGACTGCGGCATGTTCCAGGGGTCGAAGACGGTGCGGGAGCTGAACTGGCGGCCCTTTCCGTTCGATCCCTCCAGCATCGGCACGATGCTGCTGACGCATGCGCACATCGACCATTCCGGCCTGATCCCGAAGCTGGTCAAGGCGGGATTCACCGGCCGCGTCCACTGCACCCGGGCGACCGCCGACCTGCTGGCCTACATGCTGCCGGACAGCGGCTTCATCCAGGAGCAGGACGTGCGGCGGCTGAACTTCCGCAACCGCCTGCGCGGCCGCGGCGAGGTGGAGCCGATCTACACGCGCGAGGATGCCGAGGCCAGCCTGGACCGGCTGCACGGCGTCGATTACGGAAAGTGGATCGAGGTGCAGCCCGGGGCCCGGGCCCGCTTCTGGGATGCCGGACACCTGCTGGGCTCCGCCTCCATCGAGGTGGAACTGACGGAGGCGGGCCGCACCACCCGCATCCTCTTCTCCGGCGACCTGGGACCGGAGAAGAAACCCTTCCATGACGGTCCGGACGGACCGGAGAAGATGGACTGGGTGGTGGTCGAGTCCACCTATGGCGGTCGCCAGCGCCCCGATGTGGATGACGCGACCCGTCAGGCCATGCTGGCGGAGGAGGTGCGGAAGGCACTCGCCCTGGGCGGCAATCTGGTGATCCCCGCCTTCGCCGTGGAACGCACGCAGGAGCTGCTCTACGACCTGGACCGGCTGTTCGACAGCGGTGCGCTGCCGGTGACGGAGGTCTATCTCGACAGCCCGCTGGCCGTCCGCATCACCGGCGTCTTCGAGAAGTACCTGCCGCATGTCAATCAGCCGGGCACGCCGCCGCCGTTCCGGCGCGGCAACCTGCATCTGGTGGAATCGACCGAGGGCAGCAAGCGGCTGAACCGGCTGGCCGGCGGTGCCATCATCATGGCCGCCAGCGGCATGTGCGACGCCGGGCGCATCCGCCACCACCTCAAGCAGAATCTGTGGCGCCGCAACGCGACGGTGCTGTTCGTCGGCTATCAGGCGCCGGGCACCCTGGGCCGCATCCTCCAGGAAGGGGCGAAGACCGTCCGCATCCATGGCGAGGAGGTGCAGGTCCATGCCCGCATCCGGACGCTGGACGCCTACTCCGGCCATGCCGATCAGACGGCGCTTCTCAACTGGACGCGGGAGCGGATGCCCGTCTCCCGCGGCATCATCCTCACCCATGGCGAGGAGTCCCAGCGGATCGCCCTGCGCGACAGGCTGGCCGAGGCCGGGATCGACGGGACCCGTATCCTGACCCCGGCCCTGGACGAGCGCATCGTGCTGACCGGCAGCGGCGAACCGCCGGTCGAGATGGTCGCCGAACGCCTGCCCGGCGGTCACCTGCCGGAGCGCGACTGGCACAACAGCTACGCCGAGACGGTGCTCGCCCTGTCCCAGCGGTTGCAGACGGCACCGGACGATCCCACCCGGGCGGACCTGCTGCGCCGGGTACGGGCGGCGCTGGGGCTGGAGACGGCGTAG
- a CDS encoding DUF6647 family protein, which produces MVRKAWIQAVLAVLLAAAVPPVQGARAGEGRQVPPGVVAPLLDWVGRHTGRPGLVPPVVIASRQALLRLDRAAQLAGTDERLRAAYVPGVVILDSDTWSPADPVELSYLVHELVHHAQQLAGRGGDCRGRREEEAYRLQNLWLAERGLPPEHDPAWIARAADLC; this is translated from the coding sequence ATGGTCCGGAAAGCCTGGATTCAGGCCGTCCTGGCTGTGCTGCTGGCGGCTGCCGTGCCACCTGTGCAGGGAGCGAGGGCCGGCGAGGGCCGTCAGGTGCCGCCGGGGGTCGTGGCGCCGCTCCTGGACTGGGTGGGCCGGCATACGGGGCGGCCCGGGCTTGTGCCGCCCGTCGTCATCGCCAGCCGGCAGGCACTGCTCCGGCTGGACCGGGCGGCACAGCTCGCCGGCACGGACGAGCGCCTCCGCGCCGCCTACGTTCCCGGCGTGGTGATCCTGGATTCCGACACCTGGTCCCCCGCCGACCCGGTGGAGCTGAGCTATCTGGTCCATGAACTGGTCCACCATGCCCAGCAGCTCGCCGGGCGGGGCGGGGACTGCCGCGGACGGCGGGAGGAGGAGGCGTACCGTCTACAGAATCTGTGGCTGGCGGAGCGGGGCCTGCCGCCCGAGCACGATCCGGCCTGGATCGCCCGGGCGGCCGACCTCTGCTGA
- a CDS encoding RES family NAD+ phosphorylase encodes MGLVDSLAEQERLEALLDGAKPRYRPGTEGLHYLLKTPFRYKPFDRWGSRFSRPHGHGLFYAAEARRTALAGTTFYRLLFLAGPEEPRLPATKFTYTLFAVDVAAPQAIDLTFPPFAADADRWTDLTDLTHTQSLGEAVREAGLDAIRYRSVRDPDGGMALALLTPCFASGLRAQETWHLSLLPAEAALYRDGGGRGGGGGEVFAYAWFLRDPRLAPLAPLLERAVS; translated from the coding sequence ATGGGACTGGTGGACAGCCTGGCCGAGCAGGAACGCCTGGAGGCGTTGCTGGACGGGGCGAAGCCGCGCTACCGGCCCGGGACCGAGGGGCTGCATTACCTGCTGAAGACGCCGTTCCGCTACAAGCCCTTCGACCGCTGGGGCTCCCGCTTCTCGCGCCCGCACGGCCATGGCCTGTTCTACGCGGCGGAAGCGCGGCGCACGGCCCTGGCCGGGACGACCTTCTACCGGCTGCTCTTCCTGGCCGGGCCGGAGGAACCCCGGCTTCCGGCCACGAAGTTCACCTACACGCTGTTCGCAGTGGATGTCGCCGCCCCGCAGGCGATCGACCTGACATTTCCGCCCTTCGCCGCGGACGCGGACCGCTGGACCGACCTCACGGACCTGACGCACACGCAGTCGCTGGGCGAGGCGGTCCGGGAGGCGGGGCTCGACGCCATCCGCTACCGCTCGGTCCGCGACCCCGATGGCGGGATGGCGCTGGCGCTGCTGACGCCGTGTTTCGCCTCGGGCCTCCGTGCGCAGGAGACGTGGCATCTGTCGCTGCTTCCCGCGGAGGCCGCCCTCTACCGCGACGGCGGGGGCCGGGGCGGGGGCGGCGGCGAGGTCTTCGCCTACGCCTGGTTCCTGCGCGATCCCCGGCTGGCCCCCCTGGCCCCCCTGCTCGAACGGGCTGTTTCCTGA
- a CDS encoding MbcA/ParS/Xre antitoxin family protein, with translation MSDRHVSGEAQVSDAALVTKAVLRAAARLGLTQAELAKVLGIGTASVSRMAAGRQELDPGGQAKAYEIALHLIRLYRSLDALAGEAPGYAAWWMRQPNRWLGEVPADAIRSVRGLIATVDHLDAFRARV, from the coding sequence ATGTCCGACAGGCACGTTTCCGGCGAAGCCCAGGTCTCCGACGCCGCCCTGGTGACCAAGGCGGTCCTGCGGGCCGCGGCCCGGCTGGGGCTGACCCAGGCGGAACTGGCGAAGGTGCTGGGGATCGGGACGGCATCGGTGTCGCGCATGGCAGCCGGCCGGCAGGAACTGGACCCCGGCGGCCAGGCCAAGGCCTATGAGATAGCGCTGCACCTGATCCGGCTCTACCGCTCCCTGGACGCCCTGGCCGGGGAGGCTCCGGGCTATGCGGCCTGGTGGATGCGCCAGCCGAACCGCTGGCTGGGCGAGGTCCCGGCCGACGCCATCCGGAGCGTGCGGGGCCTGATCGCCACGGTGGACCATCTGGACGCCTTCCGTGCCCGCGTCTGA
- a CDS encoding HlyD family efflux transporter periplasmic adaptor subunit, producing the protein MAGALILPAGLAPAAAPLPALRQDLVLLPGPPSRHGAPTWTLHDPAAHRFYRIGWLEFEALSRWDLGTAEAVAAAIGRETTLRAGADAVKAVARFVEMNDLVLRTGAEATGALLQRRRSGILNPARWLLKNYLFLRLKLLNPDALLERLLPAVAWAFTPRLPLLVAGAALLGLLLVLRQWDLFVAGLAEMATPGGAVLVAAAIGVSHLLHEFGHGLAAKRFGCRVPGMGVAFLVMWPVLWTDTTEAWKLPSRRQRLAVAGGGIVVELTLAALASIAWALLPDGPLRAGMHVLAATTWVTTLLINLNPFMRFDGYYLLSDLIEVPNLQDRSFALGRWWLRERLFGFGNPPPEPLPPATRRLLVGYALGTWTYRFFLFLGIAVLVYHVFFKALGLFLMVVEVWWFVARPILREIGEWAKLRGKVRLNAPTLRTGLLLAGALLLLVVPWGSRVGAPAVLRAGEQAVVFTTEPGRVAEVNAQNGRTVAAGDLLYRLDSPEIAFRLAQDGEKLRELEARRAAQAVDQELARDSRIAAEEAGGVEAQRAADLARRERLEIRAPIAGTLTEVPATLKPGTWLPSGEPVGLVVGAGPALVEAYVREEDLPRLSVGATASFQPRDPWASPVELRLESVDTASVPTLERPELASVNGGPIPVHADRDGRLLPQRSVYRVLLRPVAPDVRTDRIVAGQVAIAGARESIALRLLRHALAVIVRESGWS; encoded by the coding sequence ATGGCCGGCGCCCTGATCCTTCCGGCCGGTCTGGCGCCTGCCGCGGCCCCGTTGCCGGCCCTGCGACAGGACCTGGTGTTGCTGCCGGGTCCCCCCAGCCGGCACGGCGCGCCCACCTGGACACTGCACGATCCGGCCGCACACCGCTTCTACCGGATCGGCTGGCTGGAGTTCGAGGCGCTGAGCCGCTGGGACCTGGGCACGGCCGAGGCCGTGGCCGCCGCCATCGGACGGGAGACGACCCTGCGCGCCGGGGCGGACGCGGTGAAAGCGGTGGCCCGCTTCGTCGAGATGAACGACCTGGTGCTGCGGACGGGGGCGGAGGCGACCGGGGCGCTGCTGCAACGGCGGCGCTCGGGCATCCTGAACCCGGCGCGCTGGCTGCTGAAGAACTACCTGTTCCTGCGCCTGAAGCTGCTGAACCCCGATGCCCTGCTGGAGCGGCTGCTGCCGGCCGTGGCCTGGGCCTTCACGCCGCGGCTGCCGCTGCTGGTGGCGGGGGCAGCCCTTCTGGGCCTGCTGCTGGTGCTGCGCCAGTGGGACCTGTTCGTCGCCGGGCTGGCCGAGATGGCGACGCCGGGCGGCGCCGTGCTGGTTGCGGCCGCCATCGGCGTCAGCCATCTGCTGCACGAGTTCGGCCACGGGCTGGCGGCGAAGCGGTTCGGCTGCCGCGTTCCCGGCATGGGGGTGGCCTTCCTGGTGATGTGGCCGGTGCTGTGGACCGACACGACCGAAGCCTGGAAGCTGCCCTCGCGCCGGCAGCGTCTGGCCGTGGCCGGCGGCGGCATCGTCGTGGAGCTGACCCTGGCCGCGCTTGCCAGCATCGCCTGGGCGCTGCTGCCGGACGGCCCCCTGCGCGCCGGCATGCATGTGCTGGCGGCGACGACCTGGGTCACCACCCTGCTGATCAACCTGAACCCCTTCATGCGCTTCGACGGCTACTATCTGCTGTCGGACCTGATCGAGGTGCCGAACCTGCAGGACCGCTCCTTCGCGCTGGGCCGCTGGTGGCTGCGCGAGCGCCTGTTCGGCTTCGGCAACCCGCCGCCGGAGCCGCTGCCCCCCGCGACCCGGCGCCTGCTGGTCGGCTACGCGCTGGGCACCTGGACCTACCGCTTCTTCCTGTTCCTGGGGATCGCGGTCCTGGTCTACCACGTCTTCTTCAAGGCCCTGGGGCTGTTCCTGATGGTGGTCGAGGTCTGGTGGTTCGTCGCCCGTCCCATCCTGCGGGAGATCGGCGAGTGGGCGAAGCTGCGCGGCAAGGTCAGGCTGAACGCCCCCACCCTGCGCACGGGCCTGCTGCTGGCCGGCGCCCTGCTGTTGTTGGTCGTGCCCTGGGGCAGCCGGGTCGGCGCGCCGGCCGTGCTGCGGGCGGGGGAGCAGGCGGTCGTCTTCACCACCGAGCCCGGCCGTGTGGCCGAGGTGAATGCGCAGAACGGCCGGACGGTGGCCGCGGGCGACCTGCTGTACCGGCTGGACTCGCCCGAGATCGCGTTCCGTCTGGCACAGGACGGGGAGAAGCTGCGCGAGCTGGAAGCGCGGCGGGCGGCCCAGGCGGTGGACCAGGAACTGGCCCGCGACAGCCGCATCGCCGCCGAGGAAGCGGGCGGGGTGGAAGCGCAGCGCGCCGCCGACCTGGCCCGGCGGGAACGGCTGGAGATCCGGGCTCCCATCGCCGGAACACTGACCGAGGTGCCGGCCACGCTGAAGCCGGGAACCTGGCTGCCGTCCGGCGAGCCGGTGGGGCTGGTGGTCGGCGCCGGCCCGGCCCTGGTCGAAGCCTATGTCCGGGAGGAGGACCTGCCGCGCCTGTCCGTCGGCGCCACGGCCTCCTTCCAGCCGCGCGATCCCTGGGCCTCGCCCGTGGAGCTGCGGCTGGAGAGCGTGGACACGGCCTCCGTGCCGACGCTGGAGCGGCCGGAACTGGCCTCGGTCAACGGCGGCCCGATCCCCGTCCATGCCGACCGCGACGGCCGGCTGCTGCCGCAGCGGTCGGTCTACCGCGTGCTGCTGCGCCCGGTCGCGCCGGATGTCCGGACCGACCGCATCGTCGCCGGCCAGGTCGCCATCGCCGGCGCGCGGGAGAGCATCGCCCTGCGCCTGCTGCGCCACGCCCTGGCCGTGATCGTGCGGGAGAGCGGCTGGTCCTGA
- a CDS encoding efflux RND transporter periplasmic adaptor subunit, whose protein sequence is MEAAPARPAGVGDSLNRQLLRMGAMLQLERRARRCAREELPFVMVNETNGLLPYQQALLWQGDGSGGGRIAAVSGLAVFDATGPYLSWAAKVCRHLLAKPAAEGGDRPRVVRAGDLPPDLVADWAGWLPAEAVWAPLPGPAPQTPDGLRLGGLLFARAEPWSDADLHLLDYLADAYAHAWVAKEARLDATAWLRGRRRLRRGAVAAAVAAALVLLLPVRQSALAPAEVVPRTPTLVRSPLTGVVERIHVQPNQTVAAGDLLLTLDPTELTTKLNVAVKARDVALAEYTQAAQLAVFDPEAKARMAVLEARLAQQELEVGFLRDMLGRVAIRAPEAGVAVFDDPNDWLGRPVSQGERVMLVADPGRVELEIRLSAGDAVTLRPGAEVQFFPNVAPAAPDRGTVSFVGYAASPGPDGVLSYRLKADLEADGDLRIGQRGTAKVFGPRAPLILALLRRPLATVRQWLAI, encoded by the coding sequence ATGGAAGCGGCCCCGGCCCGCCCGGCGGGCGTCGGCGACAGCCTGAACCGGCAGCTCCTGCGCATGGGGGCGATGCTCCAGCTCGAACGCCGCGCCCGCCGCTGCGCCCGGGAGGAGCTGCCCTTCGTCATGGTGAACGAGACGAACGGCCTGCTGCCCTACCAGCAGGCGCTGCTCTGGCAGGGCGACGGCAGCGGCGGCGGGCGCATCGCCGCCGTCTCGGGCCTTGCCGTGTTCGACGCGACCGGCCCCTACCTGTCCTGGGCCGCGAAGGTCTGCCGCCACCTGCTGGCGAAGCCGGCGGCGGAGGGGGGCGACCGTCCCCGCGTGGTCCGGGCCGGTGACCTGCCGCCCGATCTGGTCGCCGACTGGGCCGGGTGGCTGCCGGCGGAGGCCGTCTGGGCCCCCCTGCCCGGCCCCGCGCCACAGACCCCGGACGGGCTGCGCCTGGGCGGGCTGCTGTTCGCCCGCGCCGAACCGTGGAGCGACGCCGACCTGCACCTGCTGGACTATCTGGCCGACGCCTACGCCCATGCCTGGGTGGCGAAGGAGGCCAGGCTGGACGCCACCGCCTGGCTGCGCGGCCGCCGCCGGCTGCGGCGCGGCGCCGTGGCGGCCGCGGTGGCGGCGGCGCTGGTCCTGCTGCTGCCGGTGCGCCAGTCCGCCCTGGCCCCGGCGGAGGTGGTGCCGCGGACACCGACCCTGGTGCGCTCCCCCCTGACCGGCGTCGTCGAACGCATCCATGTCCAGCCTAACCAGACGGTCGCCGCCGGCGACCTGCTGCTGACCCTGGACCCGACCGAGCTGACGACCAAGCTGAACGTGGCGGTGAAGGCGCGCGACGTGGCGCTGGCGGAATACACCCAGGCCGCCCAGCTTGCCGTCTTCGATCCCGAGGCGAAGGCGCGGATGGCCGTGCTGGAGGCGCGGCTGGCCCAGCAGGAGCTGGAGGTCGGGTTCCTGCGCGACATGCTGGGCCGCGTGGCGATCCGCGCCCCGGAAGCGGGCGTGGCCGTGTTCGACGATCCCAACGACTGGCTGGGCCGCCCGGTCAGCCAGGGCGAACGGGTCATGCTGGTGGCCGATCCGGGTCGGGTGGAACTGGAGATACGCCTGTCCGCCGGCGATGCCGTCACCCTGCGGCCGGGGGCGGAGGTGCAGTTCTTCCCGAACGTCGCGCCCGCGGCGCCGGACCGCGGCACCGTGAGCTTCGTCGGCTACGCCGCGAGCCCCGGACCGGACGGCGTCCTGTCCTACCGTCTGAAGGCCGACCTGGAGGCCGACGGGGATCTGCGCATCGGGCAGCGCGGCACGGCCAAGGTGTTCGGCCCGCGCGCCCCCTTGATCCTGGCGCTGCTGCGCCGGCCGCTGGCGACGGTCCGGCAATGGCTGGCGATCTGA